The following DNA comes from Mycobacteroides immunogenum.
TGTGCGGAGCTGCTGGTCGAGTACACCCGGTCGGTGGTCCCGATGCTGCTACTTGAGGGGACGAATTCGCCGCTGCAGTTTCGCGAGCCGGTCGGGTACCTGGCTCGGCGCGTTCCTGGGGTGCGAGTGAAAGAGCTTGTCGGACAAGATCATTTCGCACACCGCGAGGCCCCCGTGATGTTCGCCCGGATGCTCCGGGAGTTCTTCCTGAGTTAGATCTTGCGGGCGCGCAGCCCGTTGAGGAACGGGCAGCCGGCCAGGATGCGCAGCGCCTGGCTGAGCCCGGCGGTGTCGTTGACGGGCTCTTGGAACGGCAGCCGCACATCATGGTCGCTCTCGGCGCCCTCCACGCGTAGCTGGATGCCATAGCGGTCGATGCCGAGCAGGCGCACCTCACCGTGTTGCAGGTTCAGCGGTAGACGGCGCGCCAATCGTTCGACCAGATCGCGGTGATCGTGGTCGATATGCGACAGCCATCCGGCCTCGAGCGCACAGAAGGGGTCGGGCCGCGCGCCGAGCAGCGCCGAGACGTCCACGGACTCGGCTCCGGTGGAATCGGCGACGACAACGGACTCCACGGTCAGGCACAGCAGGATCGAGCCGGGCTCGGTGCGCAGCCGCATATCGGTGCGGATGTCCAGTAGTGCGGGATTGGGTATGCGGCTGGCGATGATGTCGACGATGGCACGGGCCTCCCGATCGGAGGCGGCCACGACATTGCCGCGCACCCAGACCAGTGATCTGACCGGCTCGCGCAGCGGGAGGGGTGCCTGGTCCGTGAGTTCCAGCAGCGCGGGCATGCCGGACGAGCCGGCCGCGACGACCGTCGCCGCGATGGCGCTATTGGAGGGGACCGCGACGACGAAGGTGCCGTCATCGAACAAGTGGTGCAGTGAGGTGCCGACCACATCGGCTCCGGCGATGGCGAGGGTGGAGCTCGCGGCTCGCGCGCATGCCGAACGCACGCGCTCGGCGGTGGTGGGCGGTGCTGCGGTCATGGCGGTCCTCTTCCTGGCGACTAGCGAACTGAGGTAAGCCTAAGTTAACAACGAGCGGTGGAGAGTGCAAGGGACACCTGTCCCATCGCCTGTGTCGGGGGTTCGCCCGGCGGCCGAGCGCCTAAGGTTTGAAGTGTGCAGCGCATCACTTATCTGGGGCCGGAAGGCACATTCTCTGAGGCCGCGCTGATCAAGCTGCGCACGACAGGACGCATTCCCGGTACACCCGAGGTGGAGCCGGTGTCGGTGACCAGTGCGCGAGAGGCGTTGGTGCAGGTCCAGACCGGTGGCGCCACCTATGCCTGTGTACCGATCGAGAGCTCGCTGGAGGGCCCGGTGGTCCCGACGCTGGACACCTTGGCTGTGGGTGCGCCGCTGCAGATTTTCGCCGAAACCGTGTTGCCGGTGTCCTTCACTATCGCGGTACGCCCGGGCACCTCCGCCGCAGAGGTGAAGACCGTCGCAGGCTTTCCGATTGCCGCCGCGCAGGTTCGCGAGTGGCTCGCCGCCAACCTGCCGAACGCCGAGTTGGTCGCGGCGAACTCGAACGCGGCAGCCGCCGAGGATGTGAAAGCCGAGCGGGCCGACGCCGGCGTGTGCACCGAATGGGCAGCGCAACGGTTGGGACTGGATGCGCTCGCCAGCGGGGTGGTGGACGAAGCTCACGCGCACACACGCTTTGTGCTGGTGGGGCAACCGGCCCCGCCACCGCCGGCCACCGGCGCGGATCGCACCTCGGTAGTGCTGGGACTCGGAAATGTGCCTGGTGCCCTGGCCGCGGCCATGAACGAGTTCGCGATACGCGATATCGACCTGACGCGCATTGAGTCCCGGCCGACCCGCACCGGGTTGGGTACTTATCGGTTCTTCCTGGACTGTGTGGGTCATATCGACGACATCGCCGTCGGCGAGGCACTCAAGGGCCTGCATCGTCGTTGTGAAGATGTGCGGTATTTGGGATCGTGGCCACGAGGGACCACGGCAGCCTCCGGATCTAACCCGCCGGTGCTGGATGAGGCGTCCGGGTGGCTCGTCGAGACACGAGAAGGGACGCTGCGATGAGTGGGCGGCTTGTCTTGGTCCGGCATGGACAGTCCTACGGCAATGTTGAACGGCGGCTGGACACGAAACCGCCCGGCGCGGCGCTGACCGAACTCGGATTGCAGCAGGCGCGGTTGTTCGCCAGACGCTATGAGGAGCATGCGCCCGCGGTGCTGGTGCACTCGGTGGCGGTGCGTGCCGTGCAGACCGCGGCAGGGATCGCCGAACACCTAGGTGTGCAAGCCGAAGAGGCCGATGGTCTGCATGAGGTACAGGCCGGAGAGTTGGAGGACCACACCGATCTGGAGTCGTTCGCGATCTTCGACCGGACTTATGAGCGTTGGCATTTCGGTGATCTCGAGGCGCGAATGCCTGGCGGCGAATCGGCGCAGGACGTGTTTGACAGGTACCTGCCCGCGATCGCGGATCTGCGGCTACGGCACTTGGAGAACGATGCTTCGACCGGTGATGTGGTGATCGTGAGTCATGGCGCGGCGATACGTTTGGTGGCCGCCACCCTTGCCGGCGTGGATCCGGGCTTCGCGGTGAATCGCCACCTGCGTAATGCGGAAGCCGTTGTGCTGGCGCCGATTACGGATGGCCGGTGGAGTTGCGTGCATTGGGGAGATGCGGTGGCGCCCTTCCCGCATCAAGAAGCTGCCAGCGCTGAAGAGCTCGCGCAGTCGGCAGATCCGATGGGCTAGACCGCCAGCTGGATCTGACTCTCACAGTCACATTGCGCGGCAACACAATCGATCACGAGGCTGTGCCGTAAGAGATACTGTCCGTCGCAGTCCCGGTCCGTGCACTCGGCATGGCGCGCGGAATGCACGATCAGAGTGCCGTGGCAGTGGTCGATATCGCGGATGCAATCACGGCAGGCCACACCGCAGCTGATGGCATGCCGCCAGTCCGGTGCTTTCTTCACATAACTGTTGTAACACCGGATGCCGACAAGTCGGCGCAACCACGCGGGCCTTGCCGCTACTCGAGGCCGAGGCTCTTGAGCGCGTGTGTCATCCGCTGCGGCGTCGCGGGGGTCAGGGTCGCCCACAGTGCTCCGTCGCTGGACGTGCTGGGGGTGGCCATGATGCGCCCAAATGCGGTGTCGTACACGGCAACTCCACCCGGAGCACGGTCCGTGATGCCGTCAGTTCGCCGGATGGCGGTGATCTCTGTCATCGCGCCGCGGCGTGCCATGGCCTTCGCGACGGTTACCGCGTCGGCCTTGGTTGCGCCGAGGGCCATGAGCTGCCGGGCCATGTCGGCCGGTTCGGAGTTGAGTGCCAGCGCCAACTGCTCGGCGGGTGCGTTGATCGACCCGAACTTCAGCGGAGTGGCATCACCGAGGTAACGCCACAACTCGGCACCGAGCGAGCCGGTCACCGATCGCATGGCGACACCTTCGCCGTCGTTGACCAGCAGCACGTACGCCTCGCCGTGCTCGACCAAGCACAGGCGCAGCATCTGCGATCCTGCCCAGCGACGCACCGCCACCTGGCCGGTGGCCTTACTTGCCGAGGTCAACATGTCACGCAGGGTCGGGTGAAGGTCCTCACCCTTGAGCAGGTTGCGTTCCTTGAGCCGGGTGCGGGCGCTTTCCAGCGCGTCTCGGTGTTCGGCTTCGTCTTCGTGGCGGGGACCCGCGGCCAGTACCACCGGCAAGAGGTCATTGCCGGTGATCTCGCGAGTCAGCTCCAGTTCGTCGAAGTCCAGGCGGACGGTCACAGCTCCGCGCTCGCGCCGAGAACCGGAGGCGCAACCGCTCCCTTGGAGCCACCACGCTCGAAGAGCTTTGAGGCATCCACGTTTTCGAAGTCGGCTACCTTGTCGCTGCCCGACTTGCTGGTAAGGATGTCCGGCAGTTCGACAGGCTTGCTCTCATCGCCCATGAAGACGCCGGTGGCGCCGATGGCGGTGAGATCCTTGCCGTCCTCGTCTTCGTCCTTCTTGTTGACGCTGCCGCCAACCTTGATGCCCTTACCGGCAGAAGCGGCCAGCGCGCCACCGGCCATCATGCCGGCCATGGGCGCACCCATACCGGCCATACCCATCCCGGAACCGCCGGCGGCGGCCGTGTTGCCAGTCATCGAGATGGCCGCCGCGCGGGCGCTTTGCACACCGGGCACCGAGTCGGGGCTCAGCGGGCTCGGGCCCATCTCCGACAGGCCGGCGCCGGCCGCGCTGACACCGGTGTTGCCGCTGTTGGCTTCCGACTTCTCTTCGGGGTACTTGATGATCTCGGGGGCTGGCGGGAACTCGACGACCTTGGACGCGGGCTCGCTGGCCGACTCGTAGGTCTCCATGGCCTTGGCTGCCTGCAGGTCCAGGCCCTGCTCCATGCCTTCGGTGGTTGCGTGCAGGCCGAAAAGCGCTCCACCCGCCGACAGTGCCTCGGCCTTGGCCTTCTCCAGCTGGGCCAGGTCGTTGATGTGCGGCATGTCGAGAACCGCGGTGCCGTACGACTCGGCGTAGGTGTTGGCGGTATCGCTGACCTCCTGGGTCAGTCCGGCCATCTTGTCCAGCCAGTCGGTGAACGGGTTCAGCTTGGTCAGCGCCTCTTCGGCGCGTGGACCGCGGTACCCCTCCATGAGCTTCTCGCCCACCCGAAGGCTGTTCTCGTGCACGTCGGCGAACGCGGCACTGATCTCCTGCCAGGCCAGCGCGCTATCGACGACATGCGTCGGGCCTGCGCCGGTGGTCAGGTCAAGGGCCAGCTTCTTCGCCTTGCGGGCCACCCAGTTGACGCCTGTGAATCCGGTCATGATCTATTCCCCCACAGCGTTGATACGAGAGGCGTTGTGGTGCTCGATGTCCACGAACGCCTGCGAGTTACGCCGGAATGCTTCGGCGATGCGCTTGAGCTGCTCGATGCCGTCCTTGGCAACTTTCTCAAAGTTCTCGTTGGTCTTCGCCGAGGCGTGGGCCACCGCGGTGGACACCTCGTCGCGGCCCGCCGAACCGAACTTGGCGGTTTCGAGCTGCTTGTCGAGAGCTTCCTGCAGTCGCTGCGCCATCGCGTCGTACTCGACGGCGGCATCCTTCATCGCATCCGGATCGACCTGCAGAACAGTCCCCGGCTGGTTAGCCAGGTCCCAGCGGATCTCCTCACGCTGGGCGGGCGCCGGTACGTCAGCCATCTTCTGTCCCCTTTCCCCCACTTGTCTCGCGTCGTCCTAAGGGCAGTTTTGCCCTTTCACTAGAGATGGACGGCGGATCCCTCTATTTGGTTCCATCATTCTCCAAGATTTTTGGATTTTTTTCCAGCAAACCTCAGCCGCACCTTTAGCCCCAGCCCAGCTGGTGTAAACGGTCGTCGTCGATACCAAAATGGTGGGCGATCTCGTGGATCACTGTGATCGTGACCTCATTGATCACCTGATGTTCGCTGGAACACATTTCTAGCAACGGCTCGCGATAGATCGTGATGGTGTCCGGCAGCGCCCCCGCATAGAAGCTGTCGCGCTCTGTCAGCGCGATCCCCTCGTACAGGCCGAGTAGCTCGGCATCCTCCGGGTGACGGTCCTGGACCAGCACCACCACGTTGTCGATGGCGGCGGCGAGCTTTGGCGGTATCGCATCGAGAGCGTCGGAAACGAGCTCTTCGAACCGTTGCTCGCTCATCTGTACGGGCATCAGGAGGCGCCCGGCGCGGCTAGGCCGGCCCGGGCGGCGGTGCCCCCGCGGGCGCCTGTCCCGGAGGCGGTCCCTCCATCGGTGGTCCCTCCATAGGCGGACCGTCCATCGGCGGACCAGGCTGCGGTGGCGGCCCGGCACCAGGAGGCAGCGTCGTCACGATGGTGATGCCCGGCGGGTTACTGGGGTTGGGCACACCCGATGAAGTCGGCGGAGCAGAAGTCCGCGTCGGCTGCTGCGTCGTCGTCTGCTGGGTGGGCTGCTGAGTCCGCGTCGGCTGCTGCGTATACGTGGGCTGCTGGGTGTAGGTGGGTTGCTGAGTCTGAGTCGGCTGCTGGGTCGGAGCCGGGGTGGACGTCAGCGGGATCGGCGTCATGTTCAGCCGGTCGGCCGGGATGTCCGGCGGCGGCACCGGCGGTTGGCCGTTGATCAGCAGTTGGCCGCTCTTGGCGCTGTTGACCAGCGTCGACCAGGCGCCATTGCCCAAGGTGGAGCCGATATTGCAACTGACCTGACGGCTGCCCGCGGTCCAGCTGGGCAGGGTGATCGTGTTGTAGGACAGCGTCAACGTGGTGGCGCGGAATCCGTCGGGATTGCCCATATATTCGTTGGTCAACCGAGTGCAGTTGTCCTTGATGAACCCGTCCTGATCAGGTTCGGGAGGAACCGAGCCCGGGAACTGTTCGGCCAGGCTCACTGTTCCGGTGATCTCCATGGCATGTGCCTTGTCGCAGTCCACGGGAAGTTCGGTGGGCAGGTTGGTCGTCGAATCGATGCCCAGGCAGGTGCCCACGGGCCAGACCTTCGACTGATCTTGCTCGGCAACCTTGCCGCGGAACAGCTGCTGCTGGTTATCGGCACCGGGAAGCTGCAATCCGCACAGTACGCGACGTTCGCCCGCCTCGGTCCAGCCCTTTTCTCCCGGCCACAGCATGCCCATGGTGAACCGGCTGTTGGGGTCATAGCGGTCACCCAGGTAACGGTTGATGGCCACCTGGCACTGTTCCTGGCTGATTTCCTGAATGCGTCCGACGGTGGGCGGCCGTGAGTTGGGACCGTATTCGGTGCCCGGGAAGGTGCGCAGGTCAATGGACTCGGCGATCTCGAAACGATGATCGTTCGCGCAGTCGACGATGTTGACGTCATTGGTGGAGGCGGGGGCGGGCCAGTTGAGGCATTCCCCGGCTTTCGCCGAGTTGAAGGTGCTGTTGCCCGGGGCGCCGGTGCTGGGCACCGGGTTGGCGTCGATCTTATTGACCAGACGGTCCGCGGAGGTCCAGCCGTCGGGCAGCGCCTGGGTGATCCCCGCGATGAACAATCCGCCGAAGGTGACCAAGAGCAGCGCGCGGTGTGTGGAACGTTCCTTGAGCCCTTCTTTCAGACCGTTCCACCAGTGCGGTTTGTCGGATTGCGGGGCTTCAACCTGGGATGCGGCGTCGGCTGGCGTGTCGGAATCCGCGGATTCGGGGTGCTCAAGGATTTCTGTCGGCGGCGCCTCGGCTGAGTCGACGGATTCGGTGCCGGTCTCGGCGGAGTCCGCAGCTTCCTGGGGTTCTTCGGGTGGCGTGGCAGAGTCCGGCGACTCGGCGGGGGAGTCTCCGGCGGTGTCGGTGCCCAGCTCGTCGTTGGTGGGCTCTTCCGGGGTGGAGTCGTCCCGCTCGACCTTCGGCGTGGGTTCGGCTTCGTCACTCATATTGCAGTCATTGTTACAGGTGACGCTGCGGGTTAGCCGAGCGATGCTGCTCGCATGCGCCGCTAGATTGAACACTGTGACAACGATGGAACCTGACCGTGACAACCCTGACGACCAGGCGGGGGAAGCCGAGCATCAGGCCCGCGTTGCCGAGCAGGTCGCGGCGCTCGCTCACGAACTGTTCGATATGGCGCGGGAGGGCAACGCCTCGACCCTGGCGGCGTATCTCGACGCGGGCGCGCCGGTGGATCTCACCAACGAAGCCGGTGACACCCTCGTCATGCTGGCCGCGTACCACGGGAACACCTCGACCGTGCGTTCGTTGATCGCGCGCGGAGCCGACGTCAACAGAGCCAACGACAAGGGACAGACGCCGCTGGCCGGAGCGGTCTTCAAGGGCTCCGACGACATCGTCCAGATCCTGGTGAACGCGGGCGCCGATCCGGCCGCCGGAACACCGTCGGCGCTCGACGCGGCACGGATCTTCGGTAAGGACGAGTACCTGAGCCTGTTCGGTGCCTAATGGGTTGGCCGGGCTTTCCGGCTCCCACGTAATGTTCAGCAGGTGATCGACCTCAAATTCCTGCGCGAAAACCCCGACGCGGTGCGTACCTCCCAGCGTCTGCGGGGCGAGGATCCGGCACTTGTTGAGGTGCTGCTCGACGCCGATACGGCACGACGGGCGGCGATATCGACCGCCGATACGTTGCGTGCCGAGCAGAAGGCGGCGAGTAAGAAGGTCGGTCAGGCATCGCCCGAGGAGCGACCGGCGCTCTTGGCGGCCGCTTCGGAGCTCGCCGCACAAGTCAAGGCGGCCGAGGCCGAGCAGGTGGTCACCGAGGCCGCGTTCACCGCGGCGCACAAGGCGATCAGCAATGTGGTGATCGACGGCGTGCCCGCGGGTGGCGAGCAGGATTTTGCCCTCCGTGAATTGGTGGGTGAGCCGAAACCCATTGAAAACCCCAGAGACCACGTGGAATTGGGAGAGTCGCTGGGCCTGTTCGATATGGAGCGCGGCGCCAAGGTCTCCGGGGCGCGGTTCTACTTCCTCACCGGGTACGGCGCGTTGCTGCAATTGGGCTTGCTGCAGCTGGCGGTGCAGACCGCGGTGGCCAACGGCTTCACCCTGCTGATTCCGCCGGTGCTGGTCAAACCCGAAATCATGGGTGGCACAGGATTTTTGGGCGCCCACGCCGACGAGGTGTATCACCTCGAGGAGGATGATCTGTACCTGGTGGGTACCTCCGAGGTGCCGATCGCGGGATACCACTCCGGCGAGATCTTGGACCTGAGCGATGGGCCGCTGCGTTACGCGGGATGGTCCAGCTGCTTTCGCCGCGAGGCCGGCAGCTACGGCAAGGACACCCGCGGCATCATCCGGGTGCACCAGTTCGACAAGGTGGAGGCCTTCGTCTATTGCAAGCCCGAGGACGCGGAGAGCGAGCACGACAAGATCCTGGGGTGGGAGCGGCAGATGCTTGCCCACATCGACGTGCCCTACCGCGTGATCGATGTTGCGGCAGGTGATTTGGGTTCATCGGCGGCACGTAAGTTCGACTGTGAGGCCTGGGTTCCGACGCAGCAGGCCTACCGTGAGCTGACCTCCACCTCGAACTGCACCACCTTCCAGGCGCGGCGGCTGGCGGTGCGCTACCGCGATGAGAATGGCAAGCCGCAGACCGCGGCCACCCTGAACGGCACCCTTGCCACCACGAGGTGGCTGGTGGCGATCCTGGAGAACCACCAACAGCCCGATGGCAGCGTCCGGGTGCCCGCGGCGTTGGTGCCCTTCGTCGGGACCGAGGTGTTGGAGCCCAAATGACCAAGATGTTCGACGTCGAACTGAACGAGTTGCGTACCTGGTTCGGTTTCGGAGTGGCCGGGAACTTTGCCGGTCACCTGGAACAGGCCGGAGAATCAGCCGATTTTGTGAATGTGGCTTCGGACGGGGTCGCGCCCAAGGGGATCTTCCCCTGGTATGCGCCGGGTGCCGACAGTTTCTTGGGGCAGTTCCCGCTGTCGCAGGACGAGACGGTGCTGCCCGAGAGTGAGACGCCTTTGAACCTGCAGATCGAGCCCGAGGTG
Coding sequences within:
- a CDS encoding DUF2470 domain-containing protein, which produces MTAAPPTTAERVRSACARAASSTLAIAGADVVGTSLHHLFDDGTFVVAVPSNSAIAATVVAAGSSGMPALLELTDQAPLPLREPVRSLVWVRGNVVAASDREARAIVDIIASRIPNPALLDIRTDMRLRTEPGSILLCLTVESVVVADSTGAESVDVSALLGARPDPFCALEAGWLSHIDHDHRDLVERLARRLPLNLQHGEVRLLGIDRYGIQLRVEGAESDHDVRLPFQEPVNDTAGLSQALRILAGCPFLNGLRARKI
- the pheA gene encoding prephenate dehydratase, translating into MQRITYLGPEGTFSEAALIKLRTTGRIPGTPEVEPVSVTSAREALVQVQTGGATYACVPIESSLEGPVVPTLDTLAVGAPLQIFAETVLPVSFTIAVRPGTSAAEVKTVAGFPIAAAQVREWLAANLPNAELVAANSNAAAAEDVKAERADAGVCTEWAAQRLGLDALASGVVDEAHAHTRFVLVGQPAPPPPATGADRTSVVLGLGNVPGALAAAMNEFAIRDIDLTRIESRPTRTGLGTYRFFLDCVGHIDDIAVGEALKGLHRRCEDVRYLGSWPRGTTAASGSNPPVLDEASGWLVETREGTLR
- a CDS encoding histidine phosphatase family protein produces the protein MSGRLVLVRHGQSYGNVERRLDTKPPGAALTELGLQQARLFARRYEEHAPAVLVHSVAVRAVQTAAGIAEHLGVQAEEADGLHEVQAGELEDHTDLESFAIFDRTYERWHFGDLEARMPGGESAQDVFDRYLPAIADLRLRHLENDASTGDVVIVSHGAAIRLVAATLAGVDPGFAVNRHLRNAEAVVLAPITDGRWSCVHWGDAVAPFPHQEAASAEELAQSADPMG
- a CDS encoding ESX secretion-associated protein EspG, which codes for MTVRLDFDELELTREITGNDLLPVVLAAGPRHEDEAEHRDALESARTRLKERNLLKGEDLHPTLRDMLTSASKATGQVAVRRWAGSQMLRLCLVEHGEAYVLLVNDGEGVAMRSVTGSLGAELWRYLGDATPLKFGSINAPAEQLALALNSEPADMARQLMALGATKADAVTVAKAMARRGAMTEITAIRRTDGITDRAPGGVAVYDTAFGRIMATPSTSSDGALWATLTPATPQRMTHALKSLGLE
- a CDS encoding PPE domain-containing protein yields the protein MTGFTGVNWVARKAKKLALDLTTGAGPTHVVDSALAWQEISAAFADVHENSLRVGEKLMEGYRGPRAEEALTKLNPFTDWLDKMAGLTQEVSDTANTYAESYGTAVLDMPHINDLAQLEKAKAEALSAGGALFGLHATTEGMEQGLDLQAAKAMETYESASEPASKVVEFPPAPEIIKYPEEKSEANSGNTGVSAAGAGLSEMGPSPLSPDSVPGVQSARAAAISMTGNTAAAGGSGMGMAGMGAPMAGMMAGGALAASAGKGIKVGGSVNKKDEDEDGKDLTAIGATGVFMGDESKPVELPDILTSKSGSDKVADFENVDASKLFERGGSKGAVAPPVLGASAEL
- a CDS encoding PE family protein — translated: MADVPAPAQREEIRWDLANQPGTVLQVDPDAMKDAAVEYDAMAQRLQEALDKQLETAKFGSAGRDEVSTAVAHASAKTNENFEKVAKDGIEQLKRIAEAFRRNSQAFVDIEHHNASRINAVGE
- a CDS encoding metallopeptidase family protein produces the protein MPVQMSEQRFEELVSDALDAIPPKLAAAIDNVVVLVQDRHPEDAELLGLYEGIALTERDSFYAGALPDTITIYREPLLEMCSSEHQVINEVTITVIHEIAHHFGIDDDRLHQLGWG
- a CDS encoding septum formation family protein translates to MSDEAEPTPKVERDDSTPEEPTNDELGTDTAGDSPAESPDSATPPEEPQEAADSAETGTESVDSAEAPPTEILEHPESADSDTPADAASQVEAPQSDKPHWWNGLKEGLKERSTHRALLLVTFGGLFIAGITQALPDGWTSADRLVNKIDANPVPSTGAPGNSTFNSAKAGECLNWPAPASTNDVNIVDCANDHRFEIAESIDLRTFPGTEYGPNSRPPTVGRIQEISQEQCQVAINRYLGDRYDPNSRFTMGMLWPGEKGWTEAGERRVLCGLQLPGADNQQQLFRGKVAEQDQSKVWPVGTCLGIDSTTNLPTELPVDCDKAHAMEITGTVSLAEQFPGSVPPEPDQDGFIKDNCTRLTNEYMGNPDGFRATTLTLSYNTITLPSWTAGSRQVSCNIGSTLGNGAWSTLVNSAKSGQLLINGQPPVPPPDIPADRLNMTPIPLTSTPAPTQQPTQTQQPTYTQQPTYTQQPTRTQQPTQQTTTQQPTRTSAPPTSSGVPNPSNPPGITIVTTLPPGAGPPPQPGPPMDGPPMEGPPMEGPPPGQAPAGAPPPGPA
- a CDS encoding ankyrin repeat domain-containing protein; the protein is MEPDRDNPDDQAGEAEHQARVAEQVAALAHELFDMAREGNASTLAAYLDAGAPVDLTNEAGDTLVMLAAYHGNTSTVRSLIARGADVNRANDKGQTPLAGAVFKGSDDIVQILVNAGADPAAGTPSALDAARIFGKDEYLSLFGA
- the serS gene encoding serine--tRNA ligase, translating into MIDLKFLRENPDAVRTSQRLRGEDPALVEVLLDADTARRAAISTADTLRAEQKAASKKVGQASPEERPALLAAASELAAQVKAAEAEQVVTEAAFTAAHKAISNVVIDGVPAGGEQDFALRELVGEPKPIENPRDHVELGESLGLFDMERGAKVSGARFYFLTGYGALLQLGLLQLAVQTAVANGFTLLIPPVLVKPEIMGGTGFLGAHADEVYHLEEDDLYLVGTSEVPIAGYHSGEILDLSDGPLRYAGWSSCFRREAGSYGKDTRGIIRVHQFDKVEAFVYCKPEDAESEHDKILGWERQMLAHIDVPYRVIDVAAGDLGSSAARKFDCEAWVPTQQAYRELTSTSNCTTFQARRLAVRYRDENGKPQTAATLNGTLATTRWLVAILENHQQPDGSVRVPAALVPFVGTEVLEPK